GCGTCGAGGTGGACACCCACGCGGGCCGCCGGGGAGGCGGCGGGCACCAGCCCGGCGTTCTCCACGGCCCGCCACAGGAGCTCCAGCAGCAGATCTTGACGGGGATCGGGTGGGAGGGTCCCGTCCGCCGGGAGTCCGAAGAACTCGGCGTCGATGCCCGCGGCTTCGGGATGGCCGTGGGCCGAGCCGACGACGGCGATCGCGTTTTCGCTCATGTAAGTGCTCCAACAACCCATCAGATAACCGTCAAACGATGTGGGGGGCTGCGCACGCGGCGCTCAGGTGATCGGTCGGGGTGGGATTCGGCACGTCGGATCCCCCGCGGCGGCCTCGCCGGGCGGGGCCTCGCCGGGCGGGGGCCTCGGCGGGCGCTGTTGCGGAACGGGCGGACGCGCGGTGTCGCGCGTCGGCCGCGGTGATCCGGGTGCGGCCGGAAACGGTCAGATGGCGATGCTGACGGCGGACGAAGGCGAGGGACCGCCTCGGCGGGCGCCGCCGGGGCGGTAGGCCGGCGCCGATGGCCGGCCGGGGACTGGAGAGTCCGGAAGAGTGTGGTGCCGGAGACTGTGGTGCCAGAGACCGCGGCCCCGGGGGGCACGGCCCGGAGACTCGCGGCCCCGAGACTCACGGTCCGGGAGGTGACGGTCCGGGAGATGACGGCCCGGGAGGAGAGGAGCCTCCCCGTGCGCCGGATCGGCGGTCATCGGCCCAACCTCGGTCATGGTCTGCCTTTCAACGTGCGCTCTCCGCGGGTGACCCGCAGGGAGGCTCCCTACGACTCCTTCAACGACTTGATGGCGGCCCTGCCAGGACGTAGCCGGCACGCGCCGCCCCTTGACCCATGCCTGGAAGTATCACAACGCAATCGGCGTGCCACGGACAGCGGCCGTTGCTGCTTTTCAGACAAGCTACTTCCCGGGGTTTATTACCGGCATACAAAAGCGAAATCGCAGGAACACAGACCGCAGCCACCACGTACGCACAAAGCGCACGCGACGGCAGGGCGACTACGCACGTTGACACGAAGCCCAACGTGTCTGGTTAACACCCAGCAGGAACGTTCCACCTGCGCACTTCGCGTCCCTATCGGATGAACTCACTCAACGTCAGGTTGACGTTGTCAGTCCATATCCCGGACAAGTCCGTCGTTCAGCTCCGGCCTGCGGTCCCGTGGGAACGGGACGACCGACGCCGCGGTGACGACCGTGCCGCCGCGGATGAGGGTGCTGGTCACTGCTTCCCCTCCGTCCGGGTCCGGTCCGAGCGTCGCCCGTCGCCCGATGGCAGCCCCCCGGAACCGGGATTAGCCTGACGTCATGGACGACAAGGACATCCTCGCCCGTGTCGACACGCTCGTGACCGAGGAGCGCGCCCTGCGCGAGCGCTCCGTCGGCCAGGGGCTCAAGGAAGAGGAGCGGACGCGGCTGATCGAGGTCGAGGTGAGCCTCGACCAGTGCTGGGACCTGCTCCGCCAGCGCCGCGCGCGCAGCGAGTTCGGCGGGAACCCGGACGAGGCGACCCTCCGGCCGGCCCCCGAGGTGGAGGGGTACGAGGGCTGACGCCCGGGCCGGCGTCAGCCCCGCGCCAGCCGACGTACCCCGTCAGAGGGAAAACGGGCCGCCGACGCCATGATCCGGGCCGTCCCCGGACAGGCAACAGGTGTCCGGACAGGCACGGGGTCCGGCGTCCGACCCTCTGGAGTGCTCCATGCGTGACCGTTCCCTCGCCGCCGTCGCCCTCGGCTTCTCGGCGACTCTCGCCCTGCTCGGCGGCGCCATGGCGCTCGGCGGCGGGACGCCGGCCTCCGGCTCCTCCTCCCCGACGGCTCCCGACGGGAACGGCGCGGGGATCGCGGGCGACAGCGGCGAGGAGATCGCGGCGGGCACGGACCGGCCCCTCGGGTAGCCTGCTGATCAGGCATCCGGCGGCGCACAGGCGTGCGACCGCCGCGCACGGCGATCATCGGTCAGGGAGAACGGGTGGCTCACCAGCGGATCACGACCCGCAACGCCCGCTTCCAGCAGTGGCAGGCCCAGCTCACCAACCGCACCAAGCGGCACCGGGCGGGCGAGTTCCTGATCCAGGGCGTGCGGCCGATCTCGCAGGCCGTCGAGCACGGCTGGCCGATCCGCGCCCTCCTCTTCGACGCGAGCCGCTCCCCGACGCGCTGGGCGGGCGGGCTGCTGCGGGACGTGTCCGCCGAGAAGATCGCCATGGCCCCGGAGTTGCTGGCCGAGCTGGGCGAGAAGGACGACGGCGCACCGGAGTTGGTGGCCGTCGCCGAGATGCCGCCGGACGACCTGGCCCGCATCCCGGTCCGACCGGGCTTCCTCGGCGTCGTGTTCGACCGCCCCACCAGCCCGGGGAACATCGGCACGATCATCCGCTCCGCCGACTCCTTCGGCGCCGACGGCCTGGTGGTGACGGGCCACGCGGCGGACGTGTACGACCCCAAGGCGGTCCGGGCGAGCACCGGTTCGCTGTTCGCGCTGCCGGTGGTGCGGGTCCCGAGCCACCGGGAGGTGGCGGACTGGCTGACGGGCGCCCGCGAACGCGGCGTGCCGGTCACGGTGGTGGGCACGGACGAGTCCGGCACGACGGATGTCGCGGGCTTCGACCTGACCGGCCCGGTCCTCCTGCTGATCGGCAACGAGACGACCGGACTGAGCACGGCCTGGCGCGAGTTGTGCGACACGCTGGTGCGCATCCCGATGACGGGCTCGGCCAGCTCCCTCAACGCGGCGAACGCGGCCACGGTGGTCCTGTACGAAACGGCCCGTCAACGCCTGGCCGGCACCGCCGCCCTCAGCAGCAGATGAACAGGCGCCCGGCCGGGTCCTCGTGGAGTGGCCAGGGGAAGCCGAGCGGGCAGTGCTGGCCCTCGTGGGAATGCCAAAAGCGGGCCTTGGGAGTGGCGCAGGAGGGGCACACCCACA
Above is a window of Streptomyces sp. NBC_01803 DNA encoding:
- a CDS encoding DUF2630 family protein; the encoded protein is MDDKDILARVDTLVTEERALRERSVGQGLKEEERTRLIEVEVSLDQCWDLLRQRRARSEFGGNPDEATLRPAPEVEGYEG
- a CDS encoding TrmH family RNA methyltransferase, translated to MAHQRITTRNARFQQWQAQLTNRTKRHRAGEFLIQGVRPISQAVEHGWPIRALLFDASRSPTRWAGGLLRDVSAEKIAMAPELLAELGEKDDGAPELVAVAEMPPDDLARIPVRPGFLGVVFDRPTSPGNIGTIIRSADSFGADGLVVTGHAADVYDPKAVRASTGSLFALPVVRVPSHREVADWLTGARERGVPVTVVGTDESGTTDVAGFDLTGPVLLLIGNETTGLSTAWRELCDTLVRIPMTGSASSLNAANAATVVLYETARQRLAGTAALSSR